One genomic window of Corticium candelabrum chromosome 9, ooCorCand1.1, whole genome shotgun sequence includes the following:
- the LOC134184833 gene encoding collagen alpha-1(V) chain-like, giving the protein MLRIELFVLIGLMVTATATSDSEVTESKICNTGCCSVTVSGAPGVAGLDGEKGDKGEKGVAGKVGPNGSRGERGASGLTGPMGPPGILRLDECFRLGKGMMRYSTKMKEIEYCDGNKWLPLIQPGNSLLMPALSCKQIALEHNLSFNNGQYWIKPSVSDPPFKVFCDTSEGWTLIMKIDGNQQTFIYDSELWSNKETFQSNHVNLDDKETKLASYWTLPFTELNV; this is encoded by the exons ATGCTGAGAATAGAACTCTTTGTGCTCATAGGATTGATGGTGACAGCTACAGCAACTTCAGATTCAGAAGTGACG GAGAGCAAGATTTGCAACACTGGTTGCTGTTCTG TAACAGTATCAGGTGCTCCTGGCGTTGCCGGTTTGGATGGAGAAAAAGGAGATAAAG GTGAAAAAGGAGTGGCTGGAAAAGTTGGTCCCAACGGCAGTCGAGGAGAGCGCGGAGCTAGTGGTTTAACTGGGCCAATGGGGCCACCAGGAATTCTTCGCTTAGACGAATGTTTTCGTCTAGGAAA AGGAATGATGAGATACAGCACGAAAATGAAGGAGATAGAGTACTGTGACGGCAACAAATGGCTACCACTGATACAGCCTGGCAACTCCTTGCTGATGCCTGCATTATCATGCAAGCAAATTGCACTCGAACACAACTTATCTTTCAACAATGGACAGTATTGGATTAAACCATCTGTTAGCGATCCGCCATTCAAG GTATTCTGTGATACGTCTGAAGGTTGGACTCTGATCATGAAAATAGATGGGAATCAGCAAACCTTTATCTATGATAGCGAGTTGTGGTCGAACAAGGAAACATTTCAATCAAATCATGTTAATTTGGATGACAAGGAAACCAAACTGGCGTCGTATTGGACACTACCATTTACTGAACTTAATGTCTAG
- the LOC134184740 gene encoding eukaryotic translation initiation factor 3 subunit C-like, with the protein MYGSRKKELIKRQVKALPPLGKRLWKFNKDFEEDIEACRKNPESEPSGCKLEEDVEKKTPSELDKETDKAEKTTDGMAAKQVQKSKRENIEAWFVKLKGTKINHAVVVEKTNELVSELEKKETDRLLLSEQLQLLRQRADQEQLGPALSIKLLIHSVVCIFDYNVKVQACMEAETWQLCLGKFEELLKVLIRNQDVQLNYDIPEKSENIAVNNHKLEPRLVQIVTLIECLET; encoded by the exons ATGTATGGAAGCAGAAAAAAGGAACTAATCAAAAGGCAGGTTAAG GCATTGCCTCCATTGGGAAAAAGGTTATGGAAATTCAACAAGGACTTTGAAGAAGACATAGAAGCCTGTAGAAAG AACCCAGAGAGTGAGCCAAGTGGATGTAAATTAGAAGAAGACGTTGAGAAGAAAACACCAAGTGAACTGGACAAGGAGACTGATAAGGCAgaaaagacaacagatggCATGGCTGCAAAGCAAGTACAGAAGTCAAAAAGAGAG AACATTGAGGCTTGGTTTGTCAAACTGAAAGGTACAAAGATCAAccatgctgttgttgtagagaAAACAAATGAGCTGGTATCAGAACTCGAAAAAAAA gaaacagacagattgttgcTGTCTGAACAGTTGCAGTTATTGAGACAAAGAGCTGATCAAGAACAGCTTG GCCCTGCTCTGTCAATCAAGCTTCTTATTCACTCTGTTGTTTGCATATTTGACTACAATGTGAAAGTCCAGGCTTGCATGGAAGCAGAGACATGGCAATT ATGCCTTGGTAAATTTGAAGAACTTCTAAAGGTGTTGATCAGAAATCAAGATGTTCAGCTGAATTATGATATTCCTGAGAAATCTGAAAATATTGCAGTAAACAATCACAAGCTCGAGCCACGTCTTGTACAAATTGTTACATTAATTGAATGTTTAGAAACTTGA
- the LOC134184621 gene encoding eukaryotic translation initiation factor 3 subunit C-like: protein MNGTTEEMCRIYLRVIEHLYYKVDKRSLHFDDQVNVDVSTTVVQTSYSTDCYGVVMDSLCRSIYSKDTTDRIKKRALLCNVYHLALHGYWYEARDLIMMSHLQESIQHFDVPTQVLYNRAIVQLGLCAFRKGLIIDAHNSLQAIQSSGKAKQLLAQGLMSKKFSDRTPEQEKQRQIPLHMHLNLELLECVYLTCAMLLEIPNMASQVFDSRKHMISKSFRYLLRVSEQSPLVGPPESMREHVVAAATAMKTGDWQACRDYMLDVKVWKLFLDSERIKKMLTRKIQEESLRTYIFTYSSVYDSLSLSTLCEMFELPPDIISRILNKMMITEELQASWDESRQSVTLHHTEPTRLQSLALQLADKVGSLLENNERIMDSRYGGYWFKKEWQG, encoded by the exons ATGAATGGAACAACTGAAGAAATGTGTCGAATTTACTTGAGAGTGATAGAACACTTGTACTACAAG GTTGATAAACGCTCTTTGCATTTTGATGATCAAGTGAATGTGGATGTTAGCACTACAGTCGTGCAGACATCTTACTCTACAGACTGTTATGGCGTGGTGATGGATAGTTTATGTAGATCCATCTATTCTAAAGACACTACAGATCGGATAAAAAAACGTGCTCTCCTCTGTAATGTTTATCACTTGGCGTTGCACGGCTACTGGTATGAAGCTCGTGATTTGATTATGATGAGTCATCTTCAAGAGTCCATTCAGCATTTTGATGTGCCTACACAG GTATTGTACAATAGAGCAATTGTTCAGCTTGGATTATGTGCTTTTCGCAAGGGTTTGATTATAGATGCTCATAACAGTTTACAAGCTATTCAATCTAGTGGAAAAGCCAAACAGCTTCTGGCGCAG GGTCTGATGTCTAAGAAGTTTTCTGATCGAACACCCGAGCAGGAAAAACAACGTCAGATTCCTTTGCACATGCACCTTAACTTAGAACTGTTGGAGTGTGTGTACCTCACGTGTGCCATGCTCCTTGAGATACCCAACATGGCTT CTCAAGTGTTTGACTCTAGGAAGCACATGATTAGCAAATCATTTCGATACCTATTGAGAGTTTCTGAGCAAAGTCCACTTGTCG GTCCACCTGAAAGTATGCGTGagcatgttgttgctgctgccaCTGCTATGAAAACAGGCGATTGGCAAGCTTGTAGAGACTATATGCTTGACGTAAAG GTATGGAAGCTATTTCTAGACTCTGAGAGAATCAAGAAAATGCTTACAAG AAAAATTCAAGAAGAGAGCTTGAGAACGTACATATTTACGTACAGCAGTGTCTATGATTCACTGAG TTTGTCAACTCTGTGTGAAATGTTTGAGTTGCCACCTGATATTATTTCCCGTATTTTGAACAAAATGATGATAACTGAAGAACTGCAG GCATCTTGGGATGAATCACGACAGTCTGTCACTCTGCATCATACTGAACCAACTCGTCTTCAAAGCCTTGCTCTGCAGCTCGCTGACAAG GTTGGTTCATTACTTGAAAACAATGAACGAATTATGGATAGTCGATATGGTGGATATTGGTTCAAGAAGGAATGGCAGGGATAA